The sequence TTTTTTTCACCGGTTTTTATATCAGTTGTATATATTAGACCTCTCTTAGCCGGTATTTTTCTTGTGGTCCAATGTTGTTTATCGGCCATTTTTAAATAAATATTATTCCTCATTACCTGCAGATCAAATAAACGAAAGATAATAACCGCGAAAAAAATAAAAATGAAACCAAAGAATATACCTATTCTTTTTCTTTGAATTGTATGTTCTAAATAACTCATAATATTATTATAACTTATATATAGGTTAACAAAAAGACGAGTAAAAGACTTTTTAACTCAAAAGGCACCTGTTAAAGGTGCCTTTTGATATATTTTTGTTTTTATTTTTTTGCAACTGATTTATCTGGGAAAATATAATTAATCTCGCTTGCTGGAACCATTTGTGAAGAAGAAGCACTATTCTGAATTTCTTTAATTGATCTTAGCCTTGCAGCTTCTATTTTTAAACTTTCCTGTTTCTCTAATGCCTGCGCCTTCTTTAGTTCCAGTTCTCTAATTTGATATCCTTTAGTCGCTATCTGATTAGCCTGAGTTAGATAAAATAAACTCAAAACTAAAAATAAAACAATAGTAATAAAACCAAGAGATCTTTTTCCAACTTTAACTTGAGGCATATATGCCGATTTTCTAATACCAAATTCGGTTACTTCTGATCTTGTAATTGTTAAAAGTCTGCCCATGATTTATTCTCCTTTTATTTCTAATTTTTATTAATTTTTTTGTATTGCTCTCAACTTAGCACTTCTGCTTCTTGGATTGCTTTGTATCTCATCCTCGCTAGCAATAACAGGCTTTTTGGTCAAAATCTGAATAATAGATTTCGTTTGCATATCTTTGAAAAAACGTTTTACGATACGATCTTCCAAAGAGTGGAAAGAAATAACTATTAATTTCCCTTCAGGAAATAAAACCTCCAAAGAACCCTCTAACGCCTTTTGAAGATTATTTAATTCGTTGTTAACCGCTATCCTTAAAGCCTGAAAAACTTTAGTTGCAGGATGGATTCTAGCAAAAGCATATTTTTTAGGAACAACTCTTTTTATTAAACTTGCTAATTCAGTTGTGGTCTTAATTTTCGTTTTTCGTCTCTCGTTAATAATTTCGTCCACGATTTTGTAAGCAAATCTTTCTTCACCATATTCTCTAAAAATTTGGACCAAACTCTCTTTAGAATAACTATTGATAATCTCGTAAGCGGTAAAGTCGCTCCTTGTATCCATTCTCATATCAAGTGGCGCTTCTTTTTGAAAA is a genomic window of bacterium CG_4_10_14_0_2_um_filter_33_32 containing:
- a CDS encoding 16S rRNA (cytosine(1402)-N(4))-methyltransferase, coding for MQNHIPVLLKKVLSILNPTDGIIIDATLGLGGHSKEILKISKASVIGMDQDGEALEIAKGNLKEFKGRVSYYQENFSNIKKVAESLGVLGKVSGIILDLGVSSLQIDKSERGFSFQKEAPLDMRMDTRSDFTAYEIINSYSKESLVQIFREYGEERFAYKIVDEIINERRKTKIKTTTELASLIKRVVPKKYAFARIHPATKVFQALRIAVNNELNNLQKALEGSLEVLFPEGKLIVISFHSLEDRIVKRFFKDMQTKSIIQILTKKPVIASEDEIQSNPRSRSAKLRAIQKN